One window of Pleurodeles waltl isolate 20211129_DDA chromosome 3_1, aPleWal1.hap1.20221129, whole genome shotgun sequence genomic DNA carries:
- the CRYBA1 gene encoding beta-crystallin A3 isoform X2: MGLQSADGGFTAPPGLFYIKSVLGWDGIGRRSMDRPALKSQRDKTTSEKMAQTNPLPLPMGPWKITVYDQENFQGKRMEFTAACPNIMECSFDNIRSLKVECGAWVGYEHTSFCGQQFILERGEYPRWDAWSGSNAYHIERLMSFRPACSASHKESKLVVFEKENFIGRQWEMCDDYPSLQAMGWCNNEVGSMKVQCGAWVCYQYPGYRGYQYIMESDHHAGEYKHWREWGSHAQTFQIQSIRRVHQ; this comes from the exons ATGGGACTGCAGAGTGCTGACGGCGGCTTCACCGCCCCGCCAGGCCTCTTCTATATAAAGTCCGTCCTGGGCTGGGACGGCATCGGCAGGCGCTCCATGGACCGACCAGCACTGAAGAGCCAGCGAG ACAAAACCACCTCTGAGAAAATGGCACAGACAAACCCACTGCCACTCCCCATGGGGCCCTGGAAG ATCACTGTATACGACCAAGAAAACTTTCAGGGCAAGAGGATGGAGTTCACAGCGGCGTGCCCAAATATCATGGAGTGCAGCTTCGACAACATCCGTTCCCTGAAGGTGGAGTGTGGAGC TTGGGTCGGCTATGAGCACACAAGCTTCTGTGGGCAGCAGTTTATCCTTGAGCGAGGGGAGTACCCACGATGGGATGCCTGGAGCGGCAGCAATGCCTACCACATTGAGCGCCTGATGTCCTTCCGCCCTGCCTGCTCAGCT AGCCACAAGGAATCCAAACTGGTTGTCTTCGAGAAGGAGAATTTTATTGGGCGCCAGTGGGAGATGTGCGATGACTACCCTTCTCTTCAAGCCATGGGCTGGTGCAACAATGAAGTTGGATCAATGAAGGTCCAGTGTGGGGC CTGGGTTTGCTACCAGTACCCTGGATACCGCGGGTACCAGTACATCATGGAGAGTGACCACCATGCTGGAGAGTACAAGCACTGGAGGGAGTGGGGCTCTCACGCCCAGACTTTCCAGATCCAATCTATTCGGCGCGTCCATCAGTAG
- the CRYBA1 gene encoding beta-crystallin A3 isoform X1 yields the protein MGLQSADGGFTAPPGLFYIKSVLGWDGIGRRSMDRPALKSQRDKTTSEKMAQTNPLPLPMGPWKITVYDQENFQGKRMEFTAACPNIMECSFDNIRSLKVECGAWVGYEHTSFCGQQFILERGEYPRWDAWSGSNAYHIERLMSFRPACSASHKESKLVVFEKENFIGRQWEMCDDYPSLQAMGWCNNEVGSMKVQCGATLDTAGTSTSWRVTTMLESTSTGGSGALTPRLSRSNLFGASISRSAASIACTQPPPSPAKDTGPRWTAQVPAGSEIQD from the exons ATGGGACTGCAGAGTGCTGACGGCGGCTTCACCGCCCCGCCAGGCCTCTTCTATATAAAGTCCGTCCTGGGCTGGGACGGCATCGGCAGGCGCTCCATGGACCGACCAGCACTGAAGAGCCAGCGAG ACAAAACCACCTCTGAGAAAATGGCACAGACAAACCCACTGCCACTCCCCATGGGGCCCTGGAAG ATCACTGTATACGACCAAGAAAACTTTCAGGGCAAGAGGATGGAGTTCACAGCGGCGTGCCCAAATATCATGGAGTGCAGCTTCGACAACATCCGTTCCCTGAAGGTGGAGTGTGGAGC TTGGGTCGGCTATGAGCACACAAGCTTCTGTGGGCAGCAGTTTATCCTTGAGCGAGGGGAGTACCCACGATGGGATGCCTGGAGCGGCAGCAATGCCTACCACATTGAGCGCCTGATGTCCTTCCGCCCTGCCTGCTCAGCT AGCCACAAGGAATCCAAACTGGTTGTCTTCGAGAAGGAGAATTTTATTGGGCGCCAGTGGGAGATGTGCGATGACTACCCTTCTCTTCAAGCCATGGGCTGGTGCAACAATGAAGTTGGATCAATGAAGGTCCAGTGTGGGGC TACCCTGGATACCGCGGGTACCAGTACATCATGGAGAGTGACCACCATGCTGGAGAGTACAAGCACTGGAGGGAGTGGGGCTCTCACGCCCAGACTTTCCAGATCCAATCTATTCGGCGCGTCCATCAGTAGGAGTGCTGCATCCATCGCTTGTACACAACCACCACCCTCGCCGGCCAAAGATACAGGCCCCAGATGGACTGCTCAGGTGCCAGCAGGCTCTGAAATACAAGACTGA